In Piliocolobus tephrosceles isolate RC106 chromosome 4, ASM277652v3, whole genome shotgun sequence, the following are encoded in one genomic region:
- the SFXN1 gene encoding sideroflexin-1 isoform X2, whose translation MITENELWRAKYIYDSAFHPDTGEKMILIGRMSAQVPMNMTITGCMMTFYRTTPAVLFWQWINQSFNAVVNYTNRSGDAPLTVNELGTAYVSATTGAVATALGLNALTKHVSPLIGRFVPFAAVAAANCINIPLMRQRELKVGIPVTDENGNRLGESANAAKQAITQVVVSRILMAAPGMAIPPFIMNTLEKKAFLKRFPWMNAPIQVGLVGFCLVFATPLCCALFPQKSSMSVTSLEAELQAKIQESHPELRRVYFNKGL comes from the exons AAAATGAATTGTGGAGAGCAAAGTACATCTATGATTCAGCTTTTCATCCTGACACTGGGGAGAAGATGATTTTGATAGGAAGAATGTCAGCCCAGGTTCCCATGAACATGACCATCACAGGTTGCATGATGACGTTTTACAG GACTACGCCGGCTGTGCTGTTCTGGCAGTGGATTAACCAGTCCTTCAATGCCGTCGTCAATTACACCAACAGAAGTGGAGACGCACCCCTCACTGTCAA tgagtTGGGAACAGCTTACGTTTCTGCAACAACTGGTGCTGTAGCAACAGCTCTAGGACTCAACGCATTGACCAAG CATGTCTCACCACTGATAGGACGTTTTGTTCCCTTTGCTGCCGTAGCTGCTGCTAATTGCATTAATATTCCATTAATGAGGCAAAG GGAACTCAAAGTTGGCATTCCTGTCACAGATGAAAATGGGAACCGCTTGGGGGAGTCAGCGAACGCTGCGAAACAAGCCATCACACAAGTCGTCGTGTCCAGGATTCTCATGGCAGCCCCTGGCATGG CCATCCCTCCATTCATTATGAACACTTTGGAAAAGAAAGCCTTTCTGAAG AGGTTCCCGTGGATGAACGCACCCATTCAAGTTGGGTTAGTTGGCTTCTG tttggtgTTTGCTACACCCCTGTGTTGTGCCCTGTTTCCTCAGAAAAG TTCCATGTCTGTGACAAGCTTGGAGGCCGAGTTGCAAGCTAAGATCCAAGAGAGCCATCCTGAATTGCGACGCGTGTACTTTAATAAGGGATTGTAA